From Pandoraea vervacti, the proteins below share one genomic window:
- a CDS encoding aldolase: protein MAHTLSLSTDGASLHIDNIDLDSPAVRTAREELAACFRLAAMHGFEEGICNHFSAMLPGSDRWFLVNAFGLAFEEVTASNLLVCDVDGHVVAGDGVPEATAFYIHARLHKANPRVRAAFHTHMPWATALAMSEGEPLVWAGQTALKFYGRTVVDTDYNGLALGNEEGDRIAAAMGDADIVFMKHHGVMVAGPSIAEAWDDLYYLERACEVQCKAMSTGRELRPVAEAIARRTAADMRAGDPHSARAHLDSAMRRLRAAGVPFDC from the coding sequence ATGGCGCATACGCTATCGTTGAGCACCGACGGCGCATCCCTTCACATCGACAATATCGATCTGGATTCGCCTGCCGTACGCACCGCCCGCGAAGAACTCGCGGCATGCTTCCGGCTCGCTGCGATGCACGGCTTCGAGGAAGGCATCTGCAATCATTTCTCGGCAATGCTGCCGGGCAGCGACCGGTGGTTCCTCGTCAACGCTTTCGGACTGGCGTTCGAAGAAGTCACGGCGTCGAATCTGCTGGTGTGCGACGTCGACGGCCATGTCGTGGCCGGCGACGGTGTGCCCGAAGCCACGGCCTTCTACATCCATGCGCGGCTGCATAAGGCCAACCCGCGCGTGCGCGCCGCCTTTCACACCCACATGCCGTGGGCAACCGCGCTCGCAATGAGCGAGGGCGAACCGCTTGTCTGGGCAGGACAGACCGCCCTCAAGTTCTACGGCCGAACCGTCGTCGATACCGATTACAACGGTCTGGCGCTGGGCAACGAAGAAGGCGATCGCATCGCGGCGGCCATGGGCGACGCCGATATCGTGTTCATGAAGCATCACGGCGTGATGGTCGCAGGACCGAGCATTGCCGAAGCGTGGGATGATCTCTACTATCTCGAACGGGCCTGCGAAGTGCAATGCAAGGCGATGAGCACCGGACGCGAGCTCCGTCCGGTAGCCGAAGCCATCGCCCGACGCACGGCCGCCGACATGCGCGCGGGCGACCCGCACAGCGCCCGCGCTCATCTGGACAGCGCAATGCGCCGTCTGCGGGCCGCCGGGGTGCCGTTCGACTGCTAA
- a CDS encoding quinone oxidoreductase family protein — MKAIVLREHGDNSALKLETDFPDPVAGEGEVVLRVRASSLNYHDVFTRRGMPGIKLPFPVIIGLDVAGEIASIGPGVQGWSVGDRVLVDPINRVTGGLVGETTHGGLAELCRVPEHQLVRLPDGVSFDDAAALPVAYGTALRMMQRIGQIKAGERVLILGASGGVGVCAVQLAKLAGAEVIACAGSREKGERLRELGADDIIYYTEEDFVEVVRTRYGKAARRRGAANNGGVDVVVNFTGGDTWTRSLRTLRQGGRVLTCGATAGFDPKEDLRFIWTFELQIRGSNGWEREDLHELLDLVASGKLRVLVDKKWPLEDGAKALASLENRQIVGKVLVGA, encoded by the coding sequence ATGAAAGCCATCGTATTGCGTGAACACGGCGATAACAGCGCCCTGAAATTAGAAACCGACTTTCCCGATCCCGTGGCGGGCGAAGGCGAAGTGGTGCTGCGCGTGCGCGCCTCGTCGCTGAACTATCACGACGTCTTCACGCGCCGCGGCATGCCCGGCATCAAGCTGCCGTTCCCGGTGATCATTGGGCTCGATGTCGCTGGCGAGATCGCGAGCATCGGCCCCGGCGTTCAGGGCTGGTCCGTGGGCGATCGCGTGCTGGTTGACCCGATCAATCGCGTGACCGGCGGTCTCGTGGGCGAAACGACGCACGGGGGGCTGGCCGAACTCTGCCGCGTGCCCGAACATCAGTTGGTGCGCCTGCCCGATGGCGTTTCCTTCGACGACGCTGCGGCGCTGCCCGTCGCCTACGGCACGGCGCTGCGCATGATGCAGCGCATTGGTCAGATCAAGGCTGGCGAGCGCGTGCTGATTCTGGGCGCGAGTGGCGGCGTGGGGGTGTGCGCGGTGCAACTCGCCAAGCTGGCCGGCGCCGAAGTCATCGCCTGCGCCGGTTCGCGCGAAAAGGGCGAACGTCTGCGCGAGCTCGGCGCGGACGACATCATCTATTACACCGAAGAAGACTTCGTCGAGGTGGTGCGCACGCGCTACGGCAAGGCCGCGCGCCGTCGCGGCGCGGCGAACAATGGCGGCGTCGACGTCGTGGTGAACTTCACCGGCGGCGACACCTGGACACGCTCGCTGCGCACGCTGCGTCAGGGCGGGCGAGTGCTGACGTGCGGCGCGACGGCAGGCTTCGATCCGAAGGAGGATCTGCGCTTCATCTGGACGTTCGAATTGCAGATTCGCGGCTCGAACGGCTGGGAGCGAGAAGACCTGCACGAACTGCTCGATCTGGTCGCCAGCGGCAAGCTGCGCGTGCTGGTGGACAAGAAGTGGCCGCTGGAAGACGGCGCAAAGGCGCTCGCGTCGCTGGAGAACCGCCAGATCGTCGGCAAAGTGCTGGTGGGCGCATGA
- a CDS encoding haloacid dehalogenase type II, whose amino-acid sequence MSTPSASPKASLKHSTRAPWLTFDCYGTLIQWDEGLRDAVTRILQSKPGHNIGTADLISTFDRHEHALEQTPPHRRFRDVAGEGLRLALQDLGLQASPQDIEMLTGNICAMPPFPEVVPTLAALKARGYRLCIISNTDDDIIAGNVAQLGGHIDRVITAQQAGAYKPNRRLFDYAHAQLGVTKDDVVHICASPHLDHAAARDIGFRCVWVDRGTGRRPLPDYTPDATVATLDAVVPLFDSLGW is encoded by the coding sequence ATGTCCACTCCGTCCGCTTCACCCAAAGCTTCGCTGAAACACAGCACGCGCGCGCCATGGCTCACTTTCGACTGCTACGGCACCCTCATTCAATGGGACGAAGGCCTGCGCGACGCCGTCACGCGCATCCTGCAAAGCAAGCCCGGTCACAACATCGGTACGGCAGACCTGATTTCGACCTTCGATCGGCACGAGCACGCGCTGGAGCAAACCCCGCCGCATCGCCGCTTCCGTGACGTCGCCGGCGAGGGGCTTCGCCTCGCGTTACAGGACCTCGGGCTGCAAGCCTCGCCGCAAGACATCGAAATGCTGACGGGCAACATCTGCGCGATGCCGCCATTTCCTGAAGTCGTGCCGACGCTCGCAGCTCTGAAGGCGCGCGGCTACCGGCTATGCATCATCTCGAACACGGACGACGACATCATTGCGGGCAACGTCGCGCAACTGGGCGGGCACATCGATCGCGTCATCACGGCGCAGCAAGCCGGGGCGTACAAGCCGAACCGACGCCTGTTCGATTACGCACACGCTCAGCTCGGCGTGACGAAAGACGACGTGGTGCATATCTGCGCCAGCCCCCATCTCGATCACGCCGCCGCGCGCGACATCGGCTTCCGGTGCGTGTGGGTGGATCGCGGCACGGGCCGCCGTCCGTTGCCCGATTACACGCCCGACGCCACCGTCGCCACGCTCGACGCCGTGGTACCGTTATTCGATTCGTTGGGGTGGTAG
- a CDS encoding ShlB/FhaC/HecB family hemolysin secretion/activation protein, which translates to MNLASYRFVTPVRRLLFVTALTSSTPFCAAIAQTPPPAVDAAATNARQQQLLEQQRQAQERAAAVNTPSVRTEVLAADGFPALPEESPCFAVTSFSLEVPAALPPRAQAAGASTLPLDPFAFAYEWLDHYRGQCLGQRGIAAITAGLTRLILAKGYVTTRVLIPEQDLSTGTLRLTLIPGLIRDIRFSDASQYGTWRTAFPATPGDLLQLRDLEQGLEQMKRVASQDVTMQIVPADAPGQSDVVIEVNRAKRWSVVASVDNGGSRATGKLQGSVALGIDNPLGLNDIFNVGATHDLAFADKRFGSNGWNAFYSIPWGYWTATVSAYANRYNQQIAGINDTFTTRGQSQTLDFKLSRVIQRSQSNVLSAQIRLSKRFGKSYLEDTEIDQQYRNNTFVEFGFVERHYVGAGQFDGSLTYRQSVSGLGAASENANPGTPTYRFGVAVLDANLSLPLGQLPLRYMTTFHGQYTNDVLHYIDDLTIGSRYTVRGFDGESSLAAEKGFYWRNELQWALGASGTSLFAGVDYGRVSGPSAQYLAGTQLAGAVIGLRARARLPVGFVSGEVFAGTPIYKPSSFQTAHTTVGFSLTAQF; encoded by the coding sequence ATGAATCTCGCTTCGTATCGCTTTGTCACGCCTGTCCGTCGTCTGCTTTTTGTCACCGCATTGACGTCTTCCACGCCGTTTTGTGCGGCCATCGCGCAAACGCCGCCACCGGCAGTGGACGCGGCGGCGACCAATGCTCGCCAACAACAACTGCTTGAGCAGCAGCGCCAGGCACAGGAGCGAGCCGCCGCGGTCAACACACCCTCCGTACGCACTGAAGTTCTCGCCGCCGATGGCTTCCCTGCCCTGCCGGAGGAATCTCCGTGCTTTGCGGTGACATCGTTTTCTCTGGAAGTGCCCGCGGCGCTACCACCGCGAGCGCAGGCTGCGGGAGCATCGACTTTGCCGCTCGACCCGTTCGCCTTTGCGTATGAATGGCTCGATCACTACCGTGGACAATGCCTCGGCCAGCGCGGCATTGCTGCGATCACAGCCGGTCTGACGAGGTTGATCCTGGCGAAAGGTTATGTGACCACACGTGTTCTGATTCCCGAGCAGGACCTGTCGACCGGCACGCTCAGGCTCACGCTGATACCGGGCTTGATCCGCGACATCCGCTTTTCGGATGCATCGCAATACGGCACATGGCGCACTGCTTTCCCTGCAACGCCGGGAGACCTGCTGCAATTGCGCGACCTCGAACAAGGGCTGGAGCAAATGAAGCGCGTGGCAAGCCAGGATGTGACAATGCAGATTGTGCCGGCCGACGCGCCGGGGCAGAGTGACGTCGTCATCGAGGTCAACCGTGCGAAACGCTGGAGCGTCGTCGCATCGGTGGACAACGGCGGCTCGCGCGCCACCGGGAAACTGCAAGGCAGTGTCGCTCTCGGCATCGACAATCCGTTGGGGCTTAACGACATTTTTAACGTCGGCGCAACACATGACCTCGCGTTCGCGGACAAACGTTTCGGCTCGAACGGGTGGAACGCGTTCTATTCGATTCCATGGGGATACTGGACTGCCACGGTTTCGGCCTATGCCAATCGCTATAACCAGCAGATCGCCGGGATCAACGACACATTCACGACACGCGGCCAATCACAGACCCTCGACTTCAAGCTGTCTCGTGTCATACAGCGTAGCCAGAGCAACGTACTCAGTGCACAGATCCGACTAAGCAAACGCTTTGGGAAAAGTTATCTCGAAGACACGGAAATCGATCAGCAGTATCGCAACAACACTTTTGTCGAGTTCGGCTTCGTGGAACGCCACTATGTCGGAGCCGGACAATTCGACGGCAGCCTGACGTATCGGCAGAGCGTCTCCGGACTGGGGGCAGCGTCGGAGAATGCCAACCCCGGCACACCCACCTATCGATTCGGCGTGGCGGTTCTCGATGCGAACCTCTCGCTGCCGCTGGGGCAATTGCCGCTTCGGTACATGACGACCTTTCATGGCCAATACACAAACGATGTTCTTCACTACATCGACGATCTGACCATCGGCAGTCGCTATACGGTTCGGGGCTTCGACGGAGAATCGTCGCTTGCGGCAGAGAAAGGCTTCTATTGGCGAAACGAGTTGCAGTGGGCCTTGGGTGCGTCCGGCACGTCATTATTCGCCGGCGTGGACTACGGCCGAGTGAGTGGGCCTTCCGCGCAGTACTTGGCGGGAACACAGCTTGCCGGAGCCGTCATTGGACTGCGCGCACGCGCGAGGCTCCCTGTCGGGTTTGTCTCCGGGGAAGTCTTTGCAGGCACGCCAATTTACAAGCCTTCGTCGTTCCAGACTGCGCACACCACCGTTGGCTTTTCCCTCACCGCCCAATTCTGA
- a CDS encoding PaaI family thioesterase, with amino-acid sequence MSTTTQTSQTSQTTQTTQSPSTLSVEQVQKAFDHSTFIAWLGMRVTSLDHDAQVIEVDIPFQDAFERGKGTRQWHGGPLAAIIDTVGDFAVGMLVGRGLPTVNFRVDYLRPAIDTDLHAIARVRRLGKSIGVADVDLFNAKGALVAIGRASYATLPPN; translated from the coding sequence ATGAGTACGACGACCCAAACCTCCCAGACGTCTCAGACGACTCAGACGACGCAATCGCCCTCCACGCTGTCTGTGGAGCAGGTGCAGAAGGCGTTCGATCATTCGACGTTCATCGCCTGGCTCGGCATGCGCGTGACGTCGCTCGATCACGACGCACAGGTCATCGAAGTCGACATTCCGTTCCAGGATGCCTTCGAGCGCGGTAAAGGCACGCGCCAATGGCACGGTGGACCACTCGCCGCGATCATCGATACGGTCGGTGACTTCGCCGTCGGCATGCTCGTCGGACGCGGACTGCCGACGGTCAACTTTCGCGTGGACTACCTGCGCCCGGCCATCGACACCGATCTTCACGCGATCGCACGGGTGCGGCGGCTCGGCAAGAGCATCGGGGTCGCCGACGTCGACCTGTTCAATGCGAAGGGTGCGCTCGTCGCCATCGGGCGCGCGAGCTACGCCACGTTGCCGCCCAATTAA
- a CDS encoding VOC family protein gives MSKLPAPVLDHVVINVKGELEASVDTYRRLGFSLTERGHHSLGTSNHLAIFGENYLELLGYEAGKSTARPDVTQAPLGLTGLVFKTQDSLGLFTELQARGIGVETPAEFFRPVRLPDGTTQDARFRTVRLASELVRNGRTFFCHHFTPEHVWRDEWRDHPNGVTDIVGFVIASPNPAVTAALYDRVFGPGILSATGDKGFSFTAGRARVHFVTPAEAEQRFGRVETTNDGSERSVALILRTRSLAQTQATLRENGVPWTTLDDGSVLVAAADGFHVALQFVEGEAA, from the coding sequence ATGAGCAAGCTCCCCGCACCGGTTCTCGATCACGTCGTCATCAACGTCAAGGGCGAACTCGAAGCGTCCGTCGACACCTACCGTCGGCTGGGCTTCTCGCTGACGGAACGAGGTCATCATTCGCTCGGCACCAGCAACCATCTGGCGATCTTCGGCGAGAACTATCTTGAGCTGCTCGGTTACGAAGCCGGCAAATCGACCGCCCGACCGGACGTCACGCAAGCCCCGCTCGGCCTCACCGGTCTTGTCTTCAAGACACAGGACTCCCTCGGCCTGTTCACCGAATTGCAGGCGCGCGGCATCGGCGTGGAGACGCCCGCCGAGTTTTTCCGTCCGGTACGCCTGCCCGACGGCACCACGCAGGACGCCCGCTTTCGCACCGTGCGACTGGCCAGCGAACTTGTGCGCAATGGCCGCACCTTCTTCTGCCACCACTTCACCCCCGAGCATGTCTGGCGCGACGAATGGCGCGACCATCCGAACGGGGTGACGGACATCGTCGGCTTCGTGATCGCGTCGCCGAATCCGGCCGTTACCGCAGCGCTCTACGACCGTGTCTTCGGCCCCGGCATTCTGAGCGCCACCGGCGACAAGGGTTTCTCGTTCACCGCCGGTCGCGCCCGCGTGCACTTCGTCACGCCGGCAGAAGCCGAGCAGCGCTTCGGCCGTGTCGAGACGACGAACGACGGCAGCGAGCGCAGCGTCGCACTGATTCTGCGCACACGCTCGCTTGCCCAGACGCAAGCCACGCTGCGCGAGAATGGCGTGCCGTGGACCACGCTCGACGACGGCTCGGTACTTGTCGCCGCAGCCGACGGTTTCCACGTCGCGCTTCAGTTCGTGGAAGGGGAAGCGGCATGA
- a CDS encoding LysR family transcriptional regulator, whose protein sequence is MMDLGLLKTLVAVVDEGSFTRAAQRVHRTQSTVSQQIRRLEDDVGRQLLMRDRSGVNVTPTRHGELLAQYARKLLAISMEAVDAMENDARVSTVRVGLPEDIDARRMADMLSRFVQTHGDIRLDIVAGMSTDLRERLSAGDLELALVKREPGQGDALMAWPETLVWAMAANADTDALAHAPAPLALFPQGCIYRQRAIRCLDAAQRPWRMAFGSHSLAGIQAAVSSGLGVSVLPETVLLSDHRICDALPPPPPAEIALVEGGAPPSAPRRALADFLAATVGETLGLTVA, encoded by the coding sequence ATGATGGATCTCGGCTTGCTCAAGACACTGGTCGCGGTGGTCGACGAAGGCAGTTTCACGCGGGCGGCGCAACGGGTACACCGAACGCAGTCGACCGTGAGTCAGCAGATCCGGCGGCTGGAGGACGACGTCGGACGCCAGTTGCTCATGCGAGACCGCTCCGGGGTGAACGTCACGCCCACGCGCCACGGCGAACTGCTTGCCCAATACGCGCGCAAGCTTCTGGCAATCTCGATGGAGGCTGTCGACGCGATGGAGAACGACGCTCGCGTGTCGACGGTGCGAGTCGGGCTGCCGGAGGACATCGATGCGCGCCGCATGGCGGACATGCTCTCGCGGTTCGTGCAGACCCACGGCGACATCCGGCTGGACATCGTGGCGGGAATGAGCACCGACCTGCGCGAGCGGCTAAGTGCGGGCGACCTCGAGCTTGCGCTCGTCAAGCGCGAGCCGGGGCAGGGAGATGCCTTGATGGCGTGGCCGGAGACGCTGGTCTGGGCGATGGCGGCGAATGCCGACACAGACGCGCTGGCGCATGCGCCGGCGCCGCTCGCGCTATTTCCTCAAGGTTGCATTTACCGCCAGCGCGCGATTCGATGTCTGGATGCGGCGCAACGCCCGTGGCGCATGGCGTTCGGCAGCCACAGCCTGGCGGGCATTCAGGCAGCGGTGTCATCCGGTCTGGGCGTGTCGGTGTTGCCGGAGACGGTGCTGCTAAGCGACCACCGGATTTGCGATGCCTTGCCCCCGCCGCCGCCTGCCGAGATTGCGCTGGTGGAGGGGGGCGCTCCGCCGTCGGCACCGCGCCGTGCACTGGCCGATTTCCTCGCTGCGACAGTGGGCGAGACATTGGGGTTGACGGTGGCTTAG
- a CDS encoding M14 family metallopeptidase produces the protein MSGQPTWWQAFGVDYADARQRFRSAADRAGASLTSYVHPDAKAPDGSELSVDVARLGPAHAAHQLLAISGTHGLEGGAGSAVQTAWLAHAADTLPNDVAVTFVHAINPYGFAHATRTTENNVDLNRNFIDHGLPHPVNPHYASLHDHLIPAQWTTEGLAQSARAIDAFRAEHGPDALFNTLASGQYTHADGLIYGGRAREWSNVTLQTIVERELSQAQRIGLIDWHTGIGEYGEPFFLCFNAEGSESQREATRWWGAERVLDQRPHGLQRPDYQGLVFRGVEQFAKGRPVIGAVVEFGTRGSNASQANRLDQWLRSRAKDHPDAVRDRQLRADVLDAFVPVSSVWRNSVLAHGLQITAQALQGLATRA, from the coding sequence ATGAGCGGACAACCCACCTGGTGGCAGGCGTTCGGCGTCGACTATGCAGACGCGCGCCAACGCTTTCGCAGTGCCGCCGACCGCGCGGGCGCGAGCCTGACGAGCTACGTTCATCCCGACGCCAAAGCGCCCGACGGCAGCGAACTCAGTGTGGATGTCGCGCGTCTCGGGCCGGCGCACGCCGCGCACCAGTTGCTGGCCATCAGCGGCACGCACGGTCTCGAGGGCGGGGCCGGCTCGGCAGTGCAAACGGCCTGGCTCGCACACGCCGCCGACACGTTGCCGAACGACGTCGCGGTGACCTTCGTGCACGCGATCAACCCTTACGGCTTCGCGCACGCCACGCGTACCACGGAAAACAACGTCGATCTGAATCGCAACTTCATCGACCATGGTTTGCCGCATCCGGTCAATCCGCACTACGCATCGCTGCACGATCACCTGATTCCCGCGCAGTGGACGACCGAAGGGCTCGCGCAAAGCGCCCGCGCCATCGACGCCTTTCGCGCCGAGCATGGCCCGGACGCCCTCTTCAACACGCTCGCCAGCGGTCAGTACACGCACGCCGACGGCCTCATCTATGGCGGGCGTGCGCGCGAATGGTCCAACGTCACGTTGCAGACCATCGTCGAGCGCGAGCTCTCTCAAGCCCAGCGTATCGGCCTCATCGACTGGCATACGGGCATCGGCGAATACGGAGAACCGTTCTTCCTGTGCTTCAACGCCGAAGGCAGCGAGTCGCAGCGCGAAGCCACGCGCTGGTGGGGCGCCGAACGTGTGCTGGACCAACGCCCTCATGGGCTGCAACGCCCCGACTATCAAGGACTGGTATTCCGTGGCGTGGAGCAGTTTGCCAAGGGACGCCCGGTCATCGGAGCGGTCGTGGAGTTCGGCACGCGTGGCTCGAACGCCAGTCAGGCGAACCGGCTCGACCAGTGGCTGCGCTCGCGTGCCAAGGACCACCCCGACGCCGTACGTGATCGCCAACTGCGCGCCGACGTGCTCGACGCGTTCGTGCCCGTCTCGTCCGTGTGGCGCAACAGCGTGCTCGCGCACGGGTTGCAGATCACGGCACAAGCGCTGCAGGGGCTCGCCACGCGCGCATAG